From a region of the bacterium genome:
- a CDS encoding efflux RND transporter periplasmic adaptor subunit: MKYSCILFCLFALLAIGCKKEPTPASKMRMGKVERGKIAQTVVATGKIQPLHQIEIRSKSGGTVRAIFVEEGDAVTKGQKLMEISPESSPTEQVQARQELATAQVELQQAQDRARIAKELYEKKLVPEQNHLDAERDVERAQARLSAAESEWALIQREKIGKNAPDTKGMDIVRSSTTILAPISGIIFTRSVDVGASVTPTTSASGGTVVMTMGDDSEIEFKGDIDEADIGKMKVGLEVNLSVQAYPGKSFKGTVTHISPVGKVDQEEKQTVFSVRALMENPDKLLRVGLTATAKVVVDQRDSVAIVDEMALSFKGDTVTVKVVKDTVKATTEDRVVKVGISDGIRTEIMEGLNGGETVSLGAVEEKKD, from the coding sequence ATGAAGTACTCCTGTATACTGTTTTGTCTCTTTGCCCTGCTTGCCATCGGTTGCAAGAAGGAGCCTACGCCCGCTTCCAAGATGCGGATGGGGAAGGTGGAGCGGGGGAAGATTGCGCAGACGGTGGTGGCGACGGGGAAGATCCAGCCGCTGCACCAGATTGAAATCCGCTCCAAGTCGGGCGGAACCGTGCGCGCGATCTTTGTGGAGGAAGGCGATGCGGTGACCAAGGGCCAGAAGCTGATGGAGATTTCTCCGGAATCTTCTCCCACGGAGCAGGTACAGGCGCGGCAGGAACTGGCCACGGCACAGGTGGAATTGCAGCAGGCGCAGGACCGCGCGCGGATTGCCAAGGAACTCTACGAGAAGAAGCTGGTGCCCGAGCAGAACCATCTGGACGCGGAGCGGGATGTGGAACGCGCGCAGGCACGGCTTTCCGCGGCGGAATCCGAGTGGGCGCTGATCCAGCGGGAGAAGATCGGCAAGAATGCGCCCGATACCAAGGGCATGGACATTGTGCGCTCGTCGACGACGATCCTTGCGCCGATCAGCGGAATTATTTTTACGCGTTCGGTGGACGTGGGCGCCAGCGTCACCCCGACCACGTCGGCTTCGGGCGGCACGGTGGTAATGACGATGGGCGACGACAGCGAAATCGAGTTCAAGGGCGACATCGATGAGGCCGACATCGGCAAGATGAAGGTCGGACTCGAGGTCAATTTGAGTGTGCAGGCCTATCCGGGAAAGAGCTTCAAGGGGACGGTGACGCACATATCGCCGGTGGGCAAGGTGGATCAAGAAGAGAAGCAGACGGTGTTTTCGGTCCGCGCCCTGATGGAGAATCCCGACAAACTGCTGCGGGTGGGGCTTACGGCCACGGCTAAAGTGGTAGTGGATCAGCGGGACAGCGTGGCGATTGTCGATGAGATGGCGCTGAGTTTCAAAGGCGATACGGTAACGGTGAAGGTGGTGAAGGACACCGTCAAGGCCACGACCGAGGACCGCGTCGTGAAGGTCGGGATCTCCGACGGGATCCGCACGGAAATCATGGAAGGGCTGAACGGCGGCGAGACGGTCAGCCTCGGCGCGGTTGAGGAAAAGAAGGACTAA
- a CDS encoding transposase: protein MRTVPFNRSETDLLFFVSASLNDRTPMFANERAAQIALDSLQFFRRTKEIALYGYVIMPDHIHLIVKPLAPLTLSKFMRRFKTFIAHSLDRGSI, encoded by the coding sequence ATGCGTACTGTTCCATTCAATCGCTCAGAAACAGATCTTTTGTTCTTTGTATCGGCATCATTGAACGACCGAACGCCCATGTTTGCCAATGAGCGAGCCGCACAGATCGCATTGGACTCTCTGCAATTTTTCCGCCGCACCAAGGAAATTGCACTTTACGGCTATGTAATCATGCCCGACCACATTCACCTCATAGTCAAGCCGCTCGCTCCACTGACACTCTCGAAGTTTATGCGGCGGTTCAAGACGTTTATTGCACATTCGCTTGACAGGGGCTCGATTTAG
- a CDS encoding RDD family protein, producing the protein MFCTQCGAQNPEDAKFCFSCGNPLPAGGTTVAAPPVTPTSPPLAPPAAPRVEYAGFGRRALAMVIDSLILSVPSGLIFLLFILPTITAAIHTEDADMIASMVLSSIFSWVWMGILLSLIPLIYFSAFECSEYQATPGKMALGIIVTDMQGRRISFARSLGRNVGKILSKMILYIGFLMAAFTEKQQALHDMLADCLVVMKHPTRY; encoded by the coding sequence ATGTTCTGCACTCAATGCGGGGCTCAGAACCCCGAGGACGCCAAGTTCTGTTTCAGTTGCGGCAATCCGTTGCCGGCGGGTGGCACAACCGTAGCGGCACCTCCGGTCACGCCGACGTCTCCACCGCTGGCGCCTCCTGCGGCGCCGCGCGTGGAATACGCGGGCTTCGGGCGGCGGGCACTGGCGATGGTGATTGACAGTCTGATTCTGAGCGTTCCCAGTGGACTGATCTTTTTGCTGTTCATCCTGCCAACGATTACCGCCGCGATCCATACCGAAGACGCGGACATGATTGCCAGCATGGTGCTCTCCTCGATCTTCAGTTGGGTCTGGATGGGAATTTTGCTGTCGCTGATTCCGCTGATTTATTTCAGCGCCTTCGAGTGCTCGGAATATCAGGCTACGCCCGGAAAGATGGCGCTGGGGATCATCGTCACCGACATGCAGGGGCGGCGGATCTCCTTTGCGCGTTCGTTGGGCCGCAATGTCGGCAAGATTCTTTCGAAGATGATCCTCTACATCGGCTTCCTGATGGCGGCGTTTACCGAAAAGCAGCAGGCGTTGCACGACATGCTGGCCGACTGCCTGGTGGTGATGAAGCACCCGACGAGGTATTGA
- the pyrE gene encoding orotate phosphoribosyltransferase, which translates to MLNRNDALNLLRDNGAILEGHFLLTSGRHSGVYVEKFRLLEHPDLTAQFAEPIAEHFREANVDIVVGPLTGGVLVAHEVAKVLGKPIAFPERSRDHMDWRRGFKLTPGQRVLIVEDVITTGKTILEVMDAVAKTGAEVVGIGCLICRGKIDLEPQPFAVVSMNLASFPAERCPLCKKNVALEKRGSRSEKDEHKEDHKATAAEE; encoded by the coding sequence ATGCTGAACCGAAACGACGCGCTGAACCTGCTCCGCGACAACGGAGCCATTCTCGAAGGGCACTTTCTGTTGACCAGCGGACGGCACAGCGGAGTATATGTGGAAAAATTCCGCCTGCTGGAACATCCCGATCTGACCGCGCAGTTTGCCGAGCCGATTGCCGAGCATTTCCGCGAGGCCAATGTAGACATCGTGGTCGGCCCGCTGACCGGCGGCGTGCTGGTGGCCCATGAAGTCGCCAAGGTGCTGGGCAAGCCGATTGCCTTCCCCGAGCGCTCCCGCGATCACATGGACTGGCGGCGCGGCTTCAAGCTGACACCCGGCCAGAGAGTGCTGATCGTCGAGGATGTGATTACCACCGGCAAGACGATTCTTGAGGTGATGGACGCGGTAGCGAAGACCGGCGCTGAAGTGGTGGGCATCGGCTGTCTGATTTGCCGGGGCAAGATCGATCTCGAACCGCAGCCGTTTGCCGTGGTTTCGATGAACCTTGCCAGCTTCCCTGCCGAGCGCTGTCCGCTTTGCAAGAAGAATGTGGCGCTGGAAAAGCGCGGCAGCCGCAGTGAGAAGGACGAGCACAAGGAAGACCATAAGGCGACGGCCGCGGAAGAATAA
- a CDS encoding glycosyltransferase family 2 protein, with protein sequence MSKHSIGARAAFQMRYALQRRFPGKTLPGMSVLLATWNRSRALDLALRALAETLPEDHDVLVHDNASTDETPDVIARWQKDSRLHLRAFRSRTNIGTSGYAALAIHARRTYLVAMDDDVVVLPRHWCDKVMAAFAAFPDLGYLALDVIQDEYTDGAKPLPVHYQPETRDGITVEFGPCGGWVSITPRAFYLSTPGFPFRPHKRAFLHDAYYRRWVEQGGRRWGVLRGVKAYHANGALWNQVFRPGAAAAAAPILTGDPNSTLTYPPVGNRAPDLAVIEQYRTAALS encoded by the coding sequence GTGAGTAAACATTCGATTGGGGCGCGCGCGGCTTTCCAGATGCGCTATGCACTGCAGCGCCGGTTTCCCGGCAAAACGCTGCCGGGGATGAGTGTGCTGCTGGCGACGTGGAACCGCTCCCGCGCTCTCGATCTGGCGCTGCGCGCCCTTGCCGAGACCTTGCCCGAAGACCACGACGTGCTGGTGCATGACAACGCATCGACGGATGAAACGCCGGACGTGATTGCGCGCTGGCAGAAGGATTCCCGGCTGCATCTGCGCGCGTTTCGCAGCCGCACGAATATCGGCACCAGCGGCTATGCCGCGCTGGCGATTCACGCCCGAAGAACGTATCTTGTGGCGATGGATGACGATGTGGTGGTGCTGCCGCGCCACTGGTGCGATAAGGTGATGGCGGCCTTCGCGGCTTTTCCGGATTTGGGTTATCTGGCACTGGACGTGATTCAGGATGAGTACACCGACGGGGCAAAGCCGCTGCCGGTGCACTATCAGCCGGAGACCCGCGACGGGATCACCGTAGAGTTCGGTCCCTGCGGCGGCTGGGTTTCCATCACTCCGCGCGCCTTCTATCTTTCGACTCCCGGCTTTCCTTTCCGGCCCCACAAGCGAGCCTTTCTCCATGACGCCTACTATCGCCGGTGGGTTGAACAGGGCGGGCGGCGATGGGGAGTATTGCGCGGCGTCAAGGCTTATCATGCGAACGGCGCGCTGTGGAATCAGGTGTTCCGGCCCGGAGCGGCCGCCGCGGCGGCTCCCATTCTGACCGGGGATCCGAACAGCACCTTGACGTACCCGCCGGTGGGCAATCGCGCGCCGGATTTAGCCGTGATTGAACAATACCGGACCGCTGCGCTGAGTTGA
- the pyrF gene encoding orotidine-5'-phosphate decarboxylase → MPNTFLERWHTAISRARAPICVGLDPDPSLLPPHLAADAAGLGIFLSRIVEATRDAVAAYKPNLAFFEAYGPEGLAVLESLRNIMGPDVLLIADAKRGDVLHTNEAYARALFGRLKADAVTVQPYLGGEPLQPFCREASRGMFVLCATSNPGAGAVQNLPTEHGPLYLEIARQAATWSLHPNVGLVVGSTKPEAVEQVVHTVRDLPLLLPGGGAQGGETLRVHQVLNKAGATGLFTFSRSVIYASKLDDFADAARTEVLRLQRMFAQ, encoded by the coding sequence ATGCCCAATACCTTCCTCGAGCGGTGGCACACCGCGATCTCCCGCGCCCGCGCGCCCATCTGTGTTGGCCTCGATCCCGACCCTTCCCTGCTCCCGCCGCATTTGGCAGCGGACGCCGCCGGTTTGGGAATTTTTCTGTCCCGAATTGTCGAGGCGACGCGTGATGCCGTGGCGGCCTACAAGCCAAATCTCGCATTTTTCGAAGCTTATGGACCAGAGGGACTTGCCGTTCTGGAATCCCTGCGCAACATTATGGGTCCAGATGTTCTCTTGATTGCAGACGCCAAGCGGGGGGATGTGCTGCACACCAATGAAGCTTATGCCCGGGCACTGTTTGGGCGGCTGAAGGCCGATGCCGTGACCGTTCAGCCTTACCTTGGAGGAGAGCCCCTTCAACCCTTCTGCCGGGAGGCGTCGCGGGGGATGTTTGTGCTGTGCGCAACCTCCAATCCCGGAGCGGGAGCGGTTCAGAATTTGCCGACCGAGCACGGACCGCTTTATCTGGAAATCGCCCGGCAGGCGGCAACGTGGAGTCTGCATCCCAATGTGGGGCTGGTGGTGGGTTCTACCAAGCCGGAAGCGGTGGAGCAGGTAGTCCACACGGTTCGCGACTTGCCGCTGCTTTTGCCCGGCGGCGGAGCCCAGGGCGGCGAGACACTCCGTGTCCATCAAGTCTTGAATAAGGCAGGGGCAACAGGCCTGTTCACCTTCTCGCGCAGCGTGATTTACGCGTCCAAGCTGGATGATTTTGCGGACGCGGCGCGCACAGAAGTGCTGAGGCTGCAGCGGATGTTTGCCCAGTGA
- a CDS encoding T9SS type A sorting domain-containing protein, which translates to MKHFLTVLFVALVLSTAAVAQITIHNTDFSPVGGGYTMGLSNDTSATVSVGQSGANRTWTFDAAIWNDVYRYTFLSPADAPHGSDFPNATRVMHVVSADTDSYDYESITATSYSLLGSGLGDSITNYMTADQIMPLPFTYPASWVSLRRFQMHYSDTTLAMFTDSAVCTADAWGTVTTPYGTWQSIRCFSHHYMTVTITIGGFTVPVISYQYLNYTWVDQHANPVMAFTSPPNSINPNFTHGYMTMAGVPLATDPTQGSVAQNFSVSQNYPNPFNPVTLIPVTLDKSSLVALDIFDELGQLVSHEEHMLTAGRQQLAVNGSRWANGMYFARVTAGAQQRVLKMNLLK; encoded by the coding sequence ATGAAGCATTTTCTTACCGTTTTGTTCGTGGCACTGGTTTTGAGCACGGCGGCCGTTGCCCAGATTACGATTCACAACACAGATTTTTCTCCGGTCGGCGGCGGCTACACGATGGGTCTCAGCAATGACACCAGCGCCACGGTCAGTGTCGGACAGTCCGGGGCAAACCGGACATGGACCTTTGACGCGGCCATCTGGAATGATGTTTACCGTTACACCTTCCTATCTCCGGCCGACGCGCCGCACGGTTCTGATTTTCCGAATGCGACACGTGTAATGCACGTCGTAAGCGCGGACACGGACAGTTACGATTACGAGAGCATCACCGCCACCTCCTATTCACTGCTGGGATCGGGATTAGGTGATTCAATTACCAATTATATGACGGCAGATCAGATTATGCCCCTGCCGTTCACCTATCCGGCCAGTTGGGTCTCCCTGCGGCGTTTCCAAATGCACTACTCCGACACGACCCTGGCCATGTTCACCGATTCCGCGGTGTGCACAGCGGATGCATGGGGAACGGTGACCACTCCCTATGGGACCTGGCAGTCCATCCGGTGCTTCTCGCATCATTACATGACGGTAACGATCACGATCGGCGGTTTTACCGTTCCGGTTATTAGCTACCAGTATCTGAACTACACATGGGTAGATCAGCACGCCAATCCGGTCATGGCTTTCACCTCTCCGCCCAACAGCATCAATCCCAATTTCACGCATGGGTACATGACCATGGCGGGCGTACCGCTGGCCACGGATCCGACGCAAGGTTCGGTGGCGCAAAACTTCTCGGTGAGCCAGAACTATCCGAATCCTTTCAATCCGGTGACGCTGATCCCGGTAACGCTGGATAAGAGCAGCCTTGTGGCCCTGGATATTTTCGACGAACTCGGCCAGCTTGTGTCGCATGAAGAGCACATGCTTACGGCAGGGCGTCAGCAGCTTGCCGTCAATGGATCGCGCTGGGCGAATGGAATGTATTTCGCGCGGGTAACCGCAGGTGCCCAGCAGCGTGTTCTGAAAATGAATCTGCTGAAGTAA
- a CDS encoding T9SS type A sorting domain-containing protein, producing the protein MKLFVTLFAALLLFGATAFAQITIHNTDFSSAGYSYTWGVSDDTASFSSGSAGVNQTWTFNSTYWDATERHTFVAPSSTPHGTQFPNATRADHVEPIHGSGEESYIYHQITSSQFLQIGEAFTDTIVTFQPAWLVGPLPLTYGANWTSVMYYERALVPGFIMGTRDSTLWTVDGWGTVTTPYGGTQAALRVFTRHWLTVSLNGTPLQAFQLISYAWLNQAGNSVVVLTSNAEDTDPNFTTGTIAMMGAPLAAEPVRGPVAQSLAVGQNYPNPFNPTTDIPVTLAKNSQVTLEIFDQLGQLVSREEHNLPAGSHSFAVNGSRWATGMYFARVSTGAEQQVLKMNLLK; encoded by the coding sequence ATGAAATTGTTTGTTACTCTTTTTGCAGCCCTGTTATTGTTTGGCGCCACGGCGTTCGCGCAGATCACGATTCACAACACGGATTTTTCTTCGGCCGGATATTCCTACACCTGGGGAGTGTCCGATGATACGGCCAGCTTCAGTTCTGGCAGTGCGGGAGTCAATCAGACCTGGACGTTCAACAGCACCTACTGGGATGCGACGGAGCGCCACACATTTGTTGCCCCTTCGTCGACGCCGCATGGCACTCAATTCCCCAACGCCACACGGGCGGACCACGTTGAACCTATTCACGGCAGCGGCGAAGAATCCTACATATACCACCAGATAACGAGTTCCCAGTTTCTGCAAATTGGCGAAGCCTTCACGGACACGATCGTCACTTTCCAACCGGCGTGGCTGGTAGGACCGCTGCCTCTTACCTACGGCGCAAACTGGACATCTGTCATGTACTATGAGCGCGCGCTGGTTCCGGGGTTTATTATGGGCACCCGAGACTCGACCCTCTGGACGGTGGACGGCTGGGGCACAGTGACTACACCCTACGGTGGAACACAAGCCGCGTTGCGCGTGTTCACGCGTCATTGGCTGACCGTCTCTCTGAATGGTACCCCGCTGCAGGCTTTCCAACTTATCAGCTACGCGTGGCTGAATCAGGCGGGAAACTCGGTGGTGGTTTTGACCTCCAATGCGGAAGACACCGATCCGAATTTCACGACGGGCACCATCGCCATGATGGGTGCGCCTCTGGCTGCCGAGCCGGTTCGCGGCCCCGTTGCACAGTCGCTTGCCGTCGGCCAGAACTATCCCAATCCGTTCAATCCGACGACGGATATTCCGGTGACCCTTGCGAAGAACAGCCAAGTGACGCTGGAAATTTTCGATCAATTGGGCCAGCTTGTCTCGCGAGAAGAGCATAATCTTCCGGCCGGCAGTCACTCGTTTGCGGTAAATGGTTCGCGCTGGGCAACGGGAATGTATTTTGCCCGCGTATCCACCGGAGCCGAGCAGCAGGTGTTGAAGATGAATTTGCTGAAGTAA
- a CDS encoding dienelactone hydrolase family protein: protein MRNLLLILVALSGAAGTGLAKVKTETVQYKDGDTVLEGYLAYDDSVAGKRPGVLVCHEWWGLVDYPKHRAEQLAGQGYVAFALDMYGKGVTAKTPQDAQTRARAFYTNRPLMRQRAQAGLEVLKNHPLVDTRRIAAIGYCFGGTAALELARSGADLAGVVTFHGNLSTPTADDAKNIKGKVLICTGADDQSVKPEDITAFEDEMRKAKVDYQINVYGDAVHGFTNPAATGPKSGGYSYNALADRRSWEAMQTFFNELFK, encoded by the coding sequence ATGCGGAATCTGCTGCTGATTTTAGTGGCACTGTCGGGGGCGGCGGGGACTGGCTTGGCCAAAGTCAAGACCGAGACGGTGCAGTACAAGGATGGCGACACGGTGCTCGAAGGCTATCTGGCGTATGATGACTCGGTGGCGGGCAAGCGTCCGGGGGTGCTGGTGTGTCATGAATGGTGGGGCTTGGTAGACTATCCCAAGCACCGCGCCGAACAGTTGGCGGGGCAAGGATATGTGGCCTTTGCTCTGGATATGTACGGCAAAGGAGTCACGGCCAAGACACCGCAGGATGCCCAGACCCGAGCCCGAGCTTTTTACACCAATCGGCCATTGATGCGGCAGCGGGCACAAGCTGGGCTGGAAGTTCTGAAAAATCATCCCTTAGTGGACACGCGGCGGATCGCGGCGATCGGCTATTGCTTCGGCGGGACGGCCGCCCTTGAGCTGGCCCGCAGCGGCGCGGATCTTGCAGGAGTAGTGACATTCCACGGCAATCTGTCCACTCCCACAGCAGATGATGCCAAGAACATCAAGGGCAAAGTTTTGATCTGTACGGGGGCCGACGATCAGAGTGTCAAGCCCGAAGACATTACCGCCTTCGAAGACGAAATGCGCAAGGCGAAGGTGGATTACCAGATCAACGTCTACGGCGACGCGGTACACGGCTTTACCAATCCGGCGGCGACCGGCCCCAAATCGGGCGGGTATTCCTATAACGCACTGGCGGACCGGCGGTCATGGGAAGCGATGCAGACGTTTTTCAACGAACTTTTCAAATAG
- a CDS encoding inorganic diphosphatase encodes MDYLHLPPGKNPPVDVWAVVEIPKNSSNKYELDHDLGVMRLDRPLFSPMHYPGDYGFIPSTLAADGDPLDILVLMEEPSFPGCLISCRPLGVLVMEDEKGVDEKILAVPTTDPSYETYQSLSHIPPHFLRAMDHFFRIYKELEGKSVRTMGWQDRWVAEKIISDCITAAK; translated from the coding sequence ATGGACTATTTGCATTTGCCTCCGGGGAAGAACCCGCCCGTGGATGTCTGGGCCGTGGTCGAGATTCCCAAGAACAGCAGCAACAAGTATGAACTGGACCATGACCTGGGCGTAATGCGGCTGGACCGCCCGCTGTTTTCGCCGATGCACTATCCGGGAGACTACGGGTTTATCCCCAGCACTCTGGCAGCGGACGGCGATCCGCTGGATATTTTAGTGCTGATGGAAGAGCCGAGCTTTCCCGGCTGTCTGATTTCCTGCCGCCCCCTCGGCGTACTGGTGATGGAAGATGAGAAGGGCGTGGATGAGAAGATTCTCGCCGTGCCCACCACCGATCCAAGCTACGAAACTTACCAGAGTCTGTCGCATATTCCTCCACATTTCCTGCGCGCAATGGATCATTTTTTCCGGATCTACAAGGAACTCGAAGGGAAATCCGTGCGTACGATGGGATGGCAGGACCGGTGGGTGGCGGAGAAAATTATTTCCGACTGCATCACCGCAGCGAAGTAA
- a CDS encoding Fic family protein, whose amino-acid sequence MNPHDLSENRRSHLVRHPTGYWAFVPPPMPRRVEYTNDIVWALNAAVQKVGNLEGLCRLLPNPYLLSGAYVRREAVLSSRIEGTQSTQPDLYLFEIDAKSSPRPEDIQEVQNYVKALDYAVARRQTLPLSLRFIRELHGILMQGVRGQNMTPGEFRTSQNWIGGRTPSDARFVPPPVPEMTVALDDMEKFLHRPEQEQIPPLIESALLHYQFETVHPFLDGNGRVGRLLVIVLALERKCLSNPLLYLSAYFEKHRNDYYDQLFGVTQTGKWEPWLLFFLDGVADQAADAIRRSETVLALYDRYRKLGLSAPSLRLLDHLLHNPYITVSRAAELLNAGYTSAKHAIMQLEEKRVLVPLHPEQKRGQIFVAQELMDAFTADMP is encoded by the coding sequence TTGAATCCGCACGATCTTTCAGAAAACAGGCGTTCGCACTTGGTGCGTCATCCCACAGGGTATTGGGCTTTTGTCCCTCCGCCAATGCCCCGCCGAGTGGAATACACCAATGACATCGTGTGGGCACTGAATGCTGCGGTGCAGAAAGTGGGGAATCTCGAAGGATTGTGTCGTCTTCTCCCCAATCCGTATCTCCTTTCGGGTGCGTACGTGCGGCGCGAAGCCGTTTTGAGTTCCCGGATAGAGGGAACGCAATCCACGCAGCCGGATCTTTATCTGTTTGAGATAGACGCCAAAAGCAGTCCGCGACCGGAAGACATTCAGGAAGTCCAGAACTACGTTAAGGCGTTGGATTATGCGGTGGCACGTCGCCAAACCTTGCCTCTGAGCCTCCGCTTCATTCGAGAACTTCACGGTATACTTATGCAAGGCGTCCGGGGTCAGAACATGACGCCGGGGGAGTTTCGGACGTCGCAGAACTGGATCGGTGGCAGGACACCGTCTGATGCCCGATTCGTTCCGCCCCCCGTGCCAGAAATGACCGTTGCACTGGATGATATGGAGAAGTTTCTCCATAGACCTGAGCAGGAGCAGATACCCCCACTGATCGAAAGCGCACTCCTTCACTACCAGTTTGAAACCGTCCATCCTTTTCTGGATGGCAATGGCCGGGTGGGAAGATTACTGGTTATCGTTCTTGCATTGGAACGGAAATGTCTGAGCAATCCTCTGCTTTATTTGAGCGCTTATTTCGAAAAGCACCGGAACGACTATTACGACCAATTGTTCGGCGTCACCCAGACAGGTAAATGGGAGCCGTGGCTTTTGTTCTTCCTGGACGGTGTCGCCGATCAAGCAGCGGATGCTATCCGGCGTTCGGAAACCGTGCTTGCGCTATATGATCGCTACCGCAAGCTGGGTTTGTCCGCTCCCTCGCTGCGGCTGCTCGATCACTTACTCCACAATCCGTACATTACGGTTTCCCGCGCAGCCGAACTGCTCAACGCCGGATACACCTCTGCCAAGCACGCCATTATGCAGCTTGAGGAGAAGAGGGTACTGGTTCCCCTCCATCCGGAACAGAAGCGCGGACAGATCTTCGTAGCCCAAGAACTGATGGATGCTTTCACTGCGGACATGCCTTGA
- a CDS encoding SO_0444 family Cu/Zn efflux transporter translates to MMDLIWRFLSEMLTLLGEMAPYLTLGFIFAGLLHVFVPKNAVARHLGGETAGSAVRGALMGIPLPLCSCGTVPTAMGLRKRGASRASVVSFLISTPQTGLDAILATYGFFGWLFAIFRPVAAFISGVLGGIATRLFTRGSAAEDDHWMTYHVRAEDALEENGGRSIGQRLAGGMNFAFRELLGDIALWLVVGLAVAAAMALIVPDDFFARKVQGELPQMLMMIALSVPLYVCSTGSIPIAAVLIAKGISPGAAFVFLMCGPASNAGTLVIIGRVMGGRVLSLYLGSITITAVAMGFILNGVIAQTGWAVAAPMTHDHSMLPAWLTYGTSLLLAALMVWHFVEWFRIKFSGRNIMTSNGKGFDLTVEGMNCSHCVRTVTETLKSVPGVNVVNVTLENGLAHVEGENLDRATLANAVTGVGYKVKS, encoded by the coding sequence ATGATGGATTTGATCTGGCGGTTCTTATCGGAAATGCTCACACTTCTCGGTGAGATGGCTCCTTACTTGACGCTCGGATTCATCTTTGCCGGGCTGCTGCACGTTTTCGTGCCCAAAAATGCGGTTGCGCGGCACCTTGGGGGAGAAACCGCCGGTTCGGCCGTGCGCGGTGCGCTCATGGGCATTCCTCTCCCGTTGTGTTCGTGCGGTACCGTCCCCACGGCTATGGGCTTGCGCAAGCGCGGAGCCAGCCGTGCATCGGTGGTGTCGTTCCTGATTTCTACTCCACAGACGGGACTTGATGCCATTCTCGCAACCTACGGCTTTTTCGGATGGCTGTTTGCCATCTTCCGGCCCGTGGCAGCCTTCATCAGCGGAGTGCTCGGCGGCATTGCGACCCGGCTCTTCACTCGCGGATCGGCAGCCGAAGATGATCATTGGATGACCTACCATGTACGGGCCGAAGATGCTTTGGAAGAGAACGGCGGCCGTTCCATCGGGCAGAGGTTGGCAGGCGGAATGAACTTCGCCTTCCGGGAACTGCTGGGCGACATCGCTCTGTGGCTGGTGGTCGGTCTCGCCGTCGCGGCGGCCATGGCCTTAATCGTGCCGGACGATTTCTTCGCGCGCAAGGTTCAGGGTGAACTGCCGCAGATGCTGATGATGATCGCCCTGAGCGTTCCGCTCTATGTCTGTTCCACGGGCAGCATTCCCATTGCCGCCGTGCTTATTGCCAAGGGAATTTCGCCGGGAGCAGCCTTCGTGTTTCTGATGTGCGGTCCGGCTTCCAATGCGGGCACGCTCGTGATCATTGGCCGCGTGATGGGTGGCCGGGTGCTGTCGCTGTACCTCGGCTCCATTACGATCACGGCTGTCGCTATGGGGTTTATCCTGAATGGAGTGATTGCGCAGACGGGCTGGGCCGTAGCCGCGCCGATGACGCATGATCATTCCATGCTCCCTGCTTGGCTCACCTATGGCACATCGCTGCTTTTGGCGGCACTTATGGTCTGGCATTTTGTGGAGTGGTTTCGGATAAAATTCAGCGGAAGAAACATTATGACGTCCAACGGCAAAGGCTTCGATCTGACTGTGGAAGGCATGAACTGTTCGCACTGTGTCCGCACCGTCACCGAGACACTGAAGAGCGTCCCCGGCGTGAATGTGGTGAACGTCACTCTCGAAAACGGCCTCGCCCACGTTGAAGGCGAGAACCTCGACCGCGCCACTCTTGCCAACGCCGTTACCGGAGTCGGTTACAAAGTCAAAAGTTAA